One genomic window of Gemmatimonadota bacterium includes the following:
- a CDS encoding rod shape-determining protein, producing the protein MLPANEIAVDLGTANTLIYVKGEGIVLNEPSVVAIEKATGRVKGIGLEAKRMLGRTPDGIVAVRPMRDGVIADFDVTEKMLRYFLKTIIDKHFFRVKPKVIVAVPSGITEVERRAVRDSAETAGAKQVLMVAEPMAAAIGVGLPVETPTGNMVIDIGGGTTEIAVIALSGIVSDTSIRIGGDELDQAIVMFMRKNYNLLVGEPTAELIKIKVGSAFTLSEEREMEVKGRDLVSGIPKTVRVHSSEIREAVQEPVQQIVDAVRRALEITPPELSSDIVDRGIVMTGGGALIRGLDMLLQQETGLPIHVDEDPLTCVVRGTGRILDDFEKYRSVLVT; encoded by the coding sequence CTGCTTCCCGCCAACGAGATCGCCGTCGATCTCGGCACCGCGAACACGCTCATCTATGTGAAGGGCGAAGGCATCGTGCTCAACGAGCCCTCCGTCGTCGCCATCGAGAAGGCGACCGGTCGCGTGAAGGGGATCGGACTCGAAGCGAAGCGGATGCTCGGACGGACGCCGGACGGCATCGTTGCGGTGCGACCGATGCGCGACGGCGTCATCGCCGACTTCGACGTGACCGAGAAGATGTTGCGCTACTTCCTCAAGACGATCATCGACAAGCATTTCTTCCGCGTGAAGCCGAAGGTGATCGTCGCGGTGCCGTCGGGGATCACCGAAGTCGAGCGCCGCGCGGTGCGTGACTCGGCCGAGACGGCCGGTGCGAAGCAGGTGCTCATGGTGGCGGAGCCGATGGCGGCGGCGATCGGTGTCGGCCTGCCGGTGGAGACGCCGACCGGCAACATGGTGATCGACATCGGCGGTGGCACGACCGAGATCGCCGTCATCGCGCTCTCCGGCATCGTCTCCGATACCTCGATCCGCATCGGCGGTGACGAGCTCGATCAGGCCATCGTGATGTTCATGCGCAAGAACTACAACCTGCTGGTCGGCGAGCCGACGGCGGAGCTGATCAAGATCAAGGTCGGCTCGGCGTTCACGCTGAGCGAAGAGCGCGAGATGGAAGTGAAGGGGCGCGACCTCGTTTCCGGCATCCCGAAGACGGTGCGCGTGCACTCGAGCGAGATCCGCGAAGCGGTGCAGGAGCCGGTCCAGCAGATCGTCGATGCCGTCCGGCGCGCGCTCGAAATCACTCCGCCCGAACTCTCGTCCGACATCGTCGATCGCGGCATCGTGATGACCGGCGGCGGCGCGCTGATCCGCGGCCTCGACATGCTGCTCCAGCAGGAGACCGGCCTCCCGATCCACGTCGACGAGGACCCGCTCACCTGCGTCGTCCGTGGGACTGGCCGGATCCTGGACGACTTCGAGAAGTACCGTAGCGTCCTTGTGACCTGA
- a CDS encoding argininosuccinate synthase gives MPRTIALAYSGGLDTSIIVPWLREQYPGARVVCVAADIGQGDELAGVREKAIASGADECQILDLREEFVRDFAFPTLRAGAIYNRTYLLGTSIARPLIAKAQVEVARQVGADALAHGCTGKGNDQVRFELTYMAFAPELEVIAPWRVWNIRSREDALRYAAEHHVPVVATKEKIFSRDRNLWHVSHEGGNLEDPASAPVEEMFLMTTDPRLAPDTPEDVVIGFEAGTPVAVNGERLGAVALLERLNTIGGRHGVGRADIVEDRLVGMKSRGVYETPGGTILYAAHSELEQLVLDRRTLDAKDVIAPRYAALVYEGRWWTTERDAYDAFIGVTQARVTGDVTMRLYKGACHVIGRQSAHSLYDEATVTFGEDNVYQQSDAAGFIRLFGLPQRVAALKGRTAGG, from the coding sequence ATGCCGCGCACCATCGCCCTCGCCTATTCCGGCGGCCTCGATACCTCGATCATCGTCCCCTGGCTTCGCGAGCAGTACCCCGGGGCACGGGTCGTCTGCGTCGCGGCCGACATCGGCCAGGGCGATGAACTGGCCGGGGTCCGGGAGAAGGCGATTGCCTCCGGGGCCGACGAGTGCCAGATCCTCGACCTCCGCGAGGAGTTCGTCCGGGATTTCGCCTTCCCCACCCTGCGCGCCGGTGCGATCTACAACCGGACCTACCTCCTCGGCACCTCGATTGCCCGTCCCCTCATCGCCAAGGCGCAGGTCGAGGTGGCCCGCCAGGTGGGAGCCGACGCCCTGGCCCACGGCTGCACCGGGAAGGGGAACGACCAGGTCCGCTTCGAGCTGACATACATGGCGTTCGCCCCTGAACTGGAAGTCATCGCCCCATGGCGGGTGTGGAACATCCGGTCGCGTGAGGATGCCCTCCGCTACGCCGCGGAGCACCACGTTCCCGTGGTGGCGACCAAGGAGAAGATCTTCTCGCGCGACCGGAACCTCTGGCACGTCTCCCATGAGGGGGGCAACCTCGAGGATCCGGCGTCGGCACCAGTCGAGGAGATGTTCCTGATGACGACCGACCCGCGGCTCGCCCCGGACACGCCCGAGGACGTCGTGATCGGCTTCGAGGCGGGGACGCCGGTGGCCGTGAATGGCGAGCGGCTGGGTGCGGTCGCGTTGCTCGAGCGGCTGAACACGATTGGCGGTCGGCATGGGGTCGGCCGAGCCGACATCGTCGAGGATCGCCTCGTGGGGATGAAGTCGCGCGGCGTGTACGAGACCCCAGGCGGCACCATTCTCTATGCCGCCCATTCGGAGCTTGAGCAGCTGGTGCTCGATCGGCGCACCCTCGACGCCAAGGACGTGATCGCGCCACGCTATGCCGCGCTGGTCTACGAGGGCCGCTGGTGGACCACCGAACGCGACGCCTACGATGCCTTCATCGGCGTGACGCAGGCTCGCGTCACCGGGGACGTCACGATGCGGCTCTACAAAGGCGCTTGCCACGTGATCGGGCGCCAGAGTGCGCATTCGCTCTACGACGAGGCGACCGTCACCTTCGGTGAGGACAACGTCTACCAGCAGTCCGACGCCGCCGGCTTCATCCGGCTCTTCGGACTGCCGCAGCGCGTGGCGGCGTTGAAGGGGCGCACCGCCGGGGGGTGA
- a CDS encoding rod shape-determining protein MreC, producing the protein MGRRAGRETARGDLFLFAGCVALALIALALPRSWAQGLTAALRNTAFRPMVILQTRAAEDLTARFRLKGIQLQRDSLALAIQQQAALQQENDNLRSLVGLRQRLVHPYVAAEVLHRPASTEGRMLLVGAGRSVGVDSFAAVVTADGLLGAVWNAGPTTSSVMSWAHPEFRASAVTGDGRILGMVQPSPSMEGRQPLLELRGVALRDSLTLGTKVFTSGLGGVFPRGIPIGTVARIGRDELGYERVYLIRPFVNPGFVSHVLILTAPRDSTFLPLPGGEGP; encoded by the coding sequence ATGGGGCGTCGCGCCGGACGTGAGACCGCCCGCGGCGACCTCTTCCTGTTCGCCGGCTGTGTCGCGCTCGCGCTGATCGCCCTCGCGCTGCCTCGTTCCTGGGCCCAGGGGCTGACGGCGGCCCTCCGCAACACCGCCTTCCGCCCGATGGTGATTCTTCAGACCCGCGCCGCCGAAGATCTGACGGCCCGCTTTCGGCTGAAGGGGATCCAGCTGCAGCGCGACTCGCTCGCGTTGGCGATTCAGCAGCAGGCCGCACTGCAGCAGGAGAACGACAACCTGCGCTCGCTGGTGGGGCTCCGGCAGCGCCTGGTGCATCCGTATGTTGCCGCCGAAGTGCTGCACCGTCCCGCATCGACCGAGGGACGGATGTTGCTGGTCGGTGCCGGTCGGAGCGTCGGCGTCGACTCCTTCGCCGCCGTCGTGACCGCCGACGGCCTGCTCGGGGCGGTATGGAATGCCGGGCCGACGACGAGCAGCGTGATGAGTTGGGCCCACCCCGAATTCCGGGCCTCGGCGGTGACCGGTGACGGTCGGATCTTGGGCATGGTGCAACCCTCCCCCTCGATGGAAGGGCGCCAGCCGCTGCTGGAGCTTCGCGGCGTCGCGCTTCGTGACTCACTCACCCTCGGCACCAAGGTCTTCACCTCCGGGCTCGGCGGGGTATTCCCCCGCGGCATCCCGATCGGGACGGTCGCGCGGATCGGGCGCGATGAGCTGGGGTACGAGCGGGTCTACCTGATCCGCCCCTTCGTGAACCCGGGCTTCGTGTCCCATGTCCTGATCCTCACGGCGCCCCGCGACTCGACGTTCCTGCCGCTGCCAGGCGGGGAGGGGCCCTGA